From a single Stomoxys calcitrans chromosome 4, idStoCalc2.1, whole genome shotgun sequence genomic region:
- the LOC106094514 gene encoding microsomal glutathione S-transferase 1-like isoform X2, whose amino-acid sequence MAKDALDLLNFKNEVFKSYLFWSSVLLLKMLLMSLLTGLQRFRTQTFANPEDCLLSKKDKVAYDNPHIERVRRAHLNDLENILPFFIAGLFYVLTDPSAFLAINLFRLVAAARILHTIVYAVVVIPQPARFLAYGAAYLPTIYMASQVVIFVF is encoded by the exons ATGGCAAAAGACGCATTGGAtctattaaattttaagaatgaagtctTCAAGTCATATCTCTTTTGGTCAAGTGTTTTGTTGCTTAAAATGTTACTCATGTCACTATTGACAGGCTTACAACGTTTTCGGACACAG ACTTTTGCCAATCCTGAAGACTGTTTATTGTCTAAAAAGGATAAAGTCGCCTATGACAATCCCCATATTGAACGTGTTCGCAG AGCTCATCTAAATGATCTGGAAAACATTTTGCCCTTCTTCATTGCTGGACTGTTCTATGTTCTAACAGATCCCTCGGCCTTCTTGGCCATCAACCTATTCCGACTTGTTGCCGCTGCTCGCATCCTTCACACTATTGTTTATGCCGTTGTTGTTATACCTCAACCTGCACGTTTTTTAGCCTACGGTGCGGCCTATCTCCCCACAATCTACATGGCTTCCCAAGTGGTTATATTTGTTTTCTAG
- the LOC106094517 gene encoding microsomal glutathione S-transferase 1 — MAVTDLLTFDNAVFKAYTFWSGVLLLKLLAMSVLTALHRFKTRTFANPEDCMSKKDKVTYDNPYVERVRRAHLNDLENILPFFVTGFFYVLTNPSAFLAINLFRLVAAARILHTLVYAVFIIPQPARALSFFAAYLATAYMAFQVVIFAL; from the exons ATGGCCGTAACAGATTTATTAACATTCGATAATGCTGTCTTCAAAGCATATACCTTCTGGAGTGGAGTTCTGTTGCTCAAATTGCTGGCAATGTCTGTGTTGACAGCCTTACATCGTTTCAAGACCAGG ACCTTTGCCAATCCTGAGGATTGTATGTCCAAAAAAGATAAAGTCACCTATGACAATCCCTACGTTGAACGTGTTCGCAG AGCTCATCTCAATGATTTGGAAAACATTTTGCCCTTCTTCGTCACTGGTTTCTTCTATGTCTTAACTAATCCCTCTGCTTTCTTGGCCATTAATTTATTCCGTCTTGTTGCTGCTGCTCGTATTCTTCACACCCTCGTTTATGCTGTTTTTATTATCCCTCAACCTGCTCGTGCTTTATCCTTCTTTGCAGCGTACTTGGCCACAGCCTATATGGCTTTCCAAGTGGTTATATTTGCTTTATAG